The nucleotide window AGAGCTCTTTATGAGGCAATAGGTCTTCAGACAATTTCTACACTCCTAACCGTACCTGTAGCACACGTGTTAGGGAATAGCGTACTTGGCGTTACACTGGAAAGCGGGGGTTTGCTAGTTCCAATGAAAAAATTTGATCCTGCAGAAGCTTCAGACCTCATCGTAAAGTACGAAATGAACTTTTTAGCTACTGTACCTATGGTTTATGATTCCCTTATAGAGAAAGGACATGGGCTCTCAACACTAGAAGTATGCATAAGCACGGCAGCTCCTCTCTTCCCGAGCACCGTAAAAGGCTTCAAGGAGAAATTTGGGAAGGATATAATTCAGCAATATGGCTTTACCGAGGGACTCGTATTGACTCTGCAGCCTAAGGAGACTGCAGGAATTATCACTATAGGTAAACCTCTCAAAGAAGTGCGTGTAAAGGTGATTAAAGAGGATGGGAAGGAGGCGAAGGAAGGTGAACCTGGAGAACTCTGGGTTATGGCCCCTTGGCTAATGTTGGGTTACAAGGATAAGAACGAGAACCAGGGAATTTGGAGGGACGGCTGGTTGAGGACAGGAGATATAGTATCGTTAGACTCTAACGGACTTTTATATTTCAGAGGAATTAAAAAGAGAATGCTAAAGTATAAGGGGTACCCCATCTTTCCGAGGGACTTAGAGTTAATCCTATTACAACACCCAGAAGTGAAGGACGCTAAGGTCCTGGGAGAAGATATGGGAAATATTGGACAGCAACCAGTGGCCCATGTAGTATTGAGAGATGGAGCTAAAACCAACGAAGAGGAACTCATAAACTACGTTAATTCTAAGGTAGCATTTTATAAGAGGTTAAAGAAAGTGATAATAGTGAACAGACTTGAATGAACTTGAACAACTCGCAAAAGAAATCAGCGAACGTTTAAATAAAAAGGCTTCGCAGTTGGAGAAGAAGCAAGACACCAACCTGATGACCATAACCGATGATAATATTCAAGATCTACTGTCTAAAAACAGGATAGTTGTAATAGATTTTTGGGCCCAATGGTGTGCTCCATGTCATCTTTATGAACCAGTTTTCAAGAGAGTTGCCTCAAGATACTCGGGGAAAGCCCTTTTTGGGAGAGTTAACGTCGATGAAAATCCCAAGATCGCCGACGCTTATGGTATAATGAACATTCCGACTACCCTTATCATAGTGGAAGGCAAAGTGGCAGATACGCTCGTAGGAGCCGTAGACGAAGAGACTCTAGAAAGTTCATTAAAAAAATACTTGAATTAGAATTTTTACAATTATAATTATATTATTTGAAATGTAAATATAAAGATATATTATTTTAAGGAAAAGTTTATTTTTAAGTTTTGGTAACTAGATGCGTGCTCGAGGCGAGAGTGAAAAAAAGCTTTGCCAACTTCGTTCTAAATGCGGATTTGAAGGATGAAGGAATAATATCCATAACTGGTCCAAACGGATCTGGTAAGTCCACTTTCCTCAACATAATAGCTGGTTTCATTAAACAAGATGATGGAAGAGTTATAATAGCTGGAAGAGATGTCTCATTCTTTCCACCTGAGAAGAGGGGCGTTGTACTAGTTACACCAGACTCCTATATCCCATCCCTCGATGTAAGTAAACACCTTCGCTTTGGAGCAAAATTAGCCGGGTATAGGATTGGCGAAACAGAATTAAGCGACATAAGAAAGATGTTCCAAATCACATTCGATGGAAAGATGAGAAATCTTAGCCTAGGTCAAAGGGAAAGAGTGTCGATCGTTACTGCTTTGCTGTCCAAACCTTCTTTACTTCTTGTAGACGAAAGTTTTTCAAATATTAGTGATAGTAAAGATTTTATTAAAAACTTACTAGAATTTATAGAGAACTATCACAGGATGGATTTGATATTCACTACCCAGGACTTAGAGATGACAAAGTACGCTCAACATCACTATATGATGAGAGATGGAAGTCTATTAAAAAGATTCTAGAGAATACCATTATTATTATCGTAGCATATTGAATATCGTTCAAAACTTTACTTATGTTATTAAATTATATTCATAATAAACATACTTCAGGCTTTTATACCCATTAATATTAGTCCTACGCATGCCAAAGACGCCAGAAGAAGCGGTTCAATATGTAAAGGATAAGAAGATAGAATGGATTGACCTACAATTTACCGATCTTCCAGGCAGGCTACAGCACGTCACCATTCCAGCGAGCGATTTTACCGTCAAGGATATCGAAGCGGGATTTGGAAAATTAGACGGAAGTAGCATAAAGGGCTTCACCACGATATTCGAGAGTGATATGGTTCTCCATCCAGTTTTAGAGACGTTGAATGCTTTACCTTGGTCACCTTCCGTTGCTAGAGTCCTCACCAAAGTGTATTGGGGGGGAGGAAAGGGTAGATTTGAAAGAGATCCTAGATACATAGCGGAAACGGCAGAAAGGACATTGGCAGGGGACGGTTACGTATCCTACTATGGACCTGAGTTGGAGTTCTTCCTCTTTGATAGGGTAGATGTAGATGTCAAAACACCGCAAAGCGGAACTGGTTACAAAATAACTGCCAGGGAAGCACCGTGGAGCTCAAGTGGAAACTTTATTATAAGGTATAAGGAGGGTTACTATCCCGCTCCTCCTGTAGATCAACTCATGGACGTGAGGTTAGATATAGTACAGACCTTGACCAAGTACTTCGATTTCGCTGTAGAGGCTGCTCACCACGAAGTGGCCACCGCCGGACAAGGGGAGATTGATTTCAGGTTTTCCACTATGGTAGAAACTGCGGATAAACTGCAGACCCTTAAATATGTAATTAGGAACGTCGCGTCTAAGCATGGCCTAGTGGCTACCTTCATGCCCAAGCCCATGTTTGGGGACAACGGTACTGGGATGCATACGCATTTCAGTTTGTGGACTCAAGAAGGCAAAAACTTAATGTATGATCCGAATGACGATTACGCTGAAATAAGCCAGATAGGAAGGTATGTTATTGGTGGAATCTTATCCCATGCCAGATCCCTTTCAGCTATAGTCTCACCTACAGTCAACAGTTACAGAAGACTAATCCCGGGTTTTGAGGCACCAGTTTACATAGCGTGGAGCAAAGGGAACAGAAGCGCAGTGATACGAGTTCCATCCTACTATAAAGGCATGGAAAAGGCTAAAAGAATCGAATACAGAGCACCTGATCCATCCACCAATCCTTATCTAGCCTTCGCAGCAATAGCTGCCGCAGCACTAGATGGGATAAAAAAGAAAATTGATCCAGGAAACCCTGTTGATACTAATATTTATCATTTAACCTCGGAGAAAAGGAAAGAACTAGGAATAAAGGAACTACCTAGATCTCTGGACGAAGCCCTTGACGAACTTGAGTCAGACATGGAATTCCTTAAACCAATCTTCAATTCGTCTATTCTAGAGACTTATATTGACCTAAAGAGAGATGAGGCAAGAACTCTACAGATGTACCCGCATCCTATGGAAATATACTATTATCTAGACACTTAATTTTCACGTTATGTTAAAAATATATCTATATTAGTTTTTCATTTTTATTAGATAATTCTAGCATCTTAAAGACGTGGTTTCTAAGGCTTCTACTAGTTTTGAAGACCCCTCTTGTTGCCACAGAGAGTAATTTAGCTTCCCTATCCTTAACTCCCCTAACGTAGGAACACATGTGAATAGCTTCTCCTATTACCATAACTCCTTTTGGTTTAAGATCACTATTCATAAGGGCTTCAGAAATCTCATTAACCAGCCTCTCCTGGATCTGTGGTTTTGATGAATAGTAATTAACTAATCTTATAATCTTGCTGAAACCCGCTACTTTCTTCTCATCTCCAACTACGTAGGCTACATGGATCTTGCCCACAAAAGGCAAAAGATGGTGTTCGCACAAGGAGGAAAATTGAATGTCTGATGCCAATACTAACTGGTTATCTTCATAAGCTACTCCATCTTCCCCAAGACTAAACACCTTAATTTCAGGCTGACCTTCCCTTAGACTTGAAGTCATCTCCAGGAACGCTCTAGCTACCCTCTTGGGCGTCTCAATTAGTCCCTCTCTATCAGGGTTCTCACCTATAAGTTCTAGAATTTCTTTAACTCTTTTGGCTATCTCTTCTTCTAGCTTTTCTTTGTTTAACGACGTTTCCATTTTACAACAAATCAAATAGAAAGGATCAACTAAATATCCTTATATTAAACAATCTTACATCGTTTTATAAGTGGTCTCTAGAACCTCCGCTTTACCTTTCCTCACAATAATTGTATCCTCTATCCTTACCCCAAATTCACCGTCGAGGTAAATTCCTGGTTCCACAGTTATTACCATATTTTCTTTCAAGATATCGTCTGATTTCATAGAAATTGATGGAGATTCATGAACCTCAATGCCTACACCGTGACCGGTAGAGTGTATGAAGAACTGTCCATATCCAGATCTCTCAATTCTTCTCCTAGCTACTTTATCAATTTCCGATGCTACCACCCCATCGTTAATGGAATCTATAGCCTCCAGTTGGGCCTCTAAAACAATTTCGTAGACTGCTTTCATTTTCCCTGTGGTTGGTCCGAAGAGGAAAGTCCTGGTGCTATCAAAGGAGTAACCATCGAATTTTGCCCCTATGTCAATCACTACTTCGTCCCCTGGCCTCAGCCCTCTGTAACCTGGGACATGGTGAGGTTCTGACCCATTTTCACCAAACGCAACGATGGATGGAAATGCGTAATCTTCTGCACCCCCTTTCCTCATATTCATGTCGATAGTTCCTGCTAATTCAACCTCTGTCATGTTTTCCTTCAATTCATCCCTCACTTTTTCCATGGCTACCGCAGTGGCTCTTTGGGCTCTCTTGATAGCCTCGAGTTCTGAGCCCTCCTTTATTGACCTGACGTTTAGGATATGACGGGTGACATCTACAACATCAAACCTTGTCTTAAGTTGCAAGTACATATCCACGGGAATATATCCCACATCCACAAGTAACTTCGAGTTGATGCCAGGTTGGCATAACTTCTCTATTGCTGTTACCATGTTCCCTTCTATCACATCGTCGGTTAGTTTAACGGGATAGTAGACCTTCAGGTCAATTTCGCTGCTCTCTGCTTTTCTACCACGATATTTCTCTAACAACGGCACAAGTAAAGTCCTCCTTCCATCACAGTTGAGCAAACCACCAACTCCCCTGTAGCCCGAAAAGTAAAATAGATTGGGTTCACCCAGAATCAGAGCGTTTTTGACTCCAGCTTTCTCTACGATCTGATCTAGCTTATCTAGTCTCACGCCTCATCATGTACTTGAAGTTAGGCTCCCTAATAGATATTGCTACTTCAAAAGCGTGAGAAATCAAAGTCAGCCTATCTTCTTCACTCAATTTTTCGTTATTCAACGCATACATGATGTCAATCTCCTTGTCATCTCTATAAAGACAGGTCTTTAGCTTTCCATCGACTGTCAATCTTATCCTGTTACAACCAGCACAGAAGATTGGATTTGCATAAGGTTTCACCATCTCTACAATCAGACCTGAGGGAAGCACGTACCTAGGCCTGAAGTGCTTCTCCCTAATTTCCGACCTTATGGCCATCTTTGCTATTTCTGCCTCCAAGTTTTCAAGACTTTGATGGAAAGAGAAGGAAGTCTTACCTAAGCCTACAGGATGCATTTCAATTAAGTGTAGCTCATCTATACCGCTTTTCTCACTAAATTCTATGATCTTCTTTGCTTCCTCAACATTTCTCTTAGTCAATACATAGTTTATCTTGATGGGTCTGAATCCCTGATATCTAGCCTCGCGTATCCCCTCAATTACTCTGGAGAGCCCGTCAACACCTGTAACCTCTTTAAATTTTTCCTTAGATAGGGCGTGGAGGCTAATATTTATCCTAGTCAACCCCGCATCCTTCAGTTTACCGGCGATATTTTTCAAAAGAAAGGCATTAGTTGTCATAGACACGTCCCTAACTCCTGCCCGTCTAATTGAGGATATAATCTCTGGTAGATCTCTTCTTAGTGTCGGTTCCCCTCCAGTGAGTTTTACTGATCTAACTCCAAACTTAGTGGCTACCTGCGTCACAAGCCCAATCTGATATGGACTCAAACCTTCCATAACATGGGTATCCTCCCCCTCCATGTGACAGAAAAAGCACTCGAAATTACAGGCATGAGTTAAAGTAATTCTCAAATCTTCAAGAGGTCTTCCATATCTATCAATCATTAAACTTTATACCCTATTCAGCCCTTATAAACTCGAATATGAAAGACGTAATGTGCCCTAGATGCGGAGTTAGAATGGAATTCATATCGGAAGCTGAGGCTACTAACGAGAGGAAGACAATTAAATATTTCTATAAATGTCCAGCATGTGGAACTAAATTGGTAGATTCACAAATATCAATAATCCGAAATAACTCAGACACTATAATTAAAATTCAGATATAATTTTTCTCATAATATTAAGATGAATTGGAGGAAATAGGGAGAGTAACTGAAAGTTTCTCACACTCATTATATTCAACGCGACCTCATGCGATGGGTTATAAAATCTTAAGAAATCTTGCATAGTTTTTTCAAATAGCTTTAGATCTTGTATATATTTATATGAAATAAAGAGGGCAAAAACAAGGATATCCCAAGCCTTGAGCGTTAAATCGTCGCTAACGATAGCCTCTTCCGCATCAATAACGTATATATTATCAGCGACTAGAAAATTCTCCAGCTTAGTATCTCCTAACACGAAGCTGTTATCATGGATATACCTTATCACTTTACCCAGTGTAGAGATGCTTTCAGGAGACTCAGGTAAATTTCCTTCTATGTACTCCCTTACGATACATTTCTCCTCTAAATCAAAATCTATAAGCCTAGGCACCTTGATTTCAGTCCATGGATAAGTTAAAAATTCCAATTCTCTCCTCATTCTAGTTTCTGGGCTCGCAACGTATGGAAAAGTCCTAAAGGCTGAGGAAATGAAGTACCACTTAAGACCTACGCTAGACCCGTAACACTTTACCACGTACCGCTGCCCTTCGTTCTTCATAACTCGACTTTGGCTATACAGTAACCTCAATACCTCATCCAGTTTCATTAGGATTTAGATTTAACTTGATCCTTATTAATTCTCCATCGTCATAGATTTCCTTAAAATCGTTCTGACTAAATTTCCTCATTTTTATATTACGAGGGGAAAAATCCAATAGTTCTCCATTCTTATTATAAATTAGAATTACTTCACTCATGAAACATGAACATACTTACACACAATTTAAGTTTTTCCTATCATTGATTCGATCTCATCAAGATACTTAAAACCGTCATCTGGGAATATCAATATCGACGTCTTCTGATCAGATATCTTCTCATATGCTGCCACAGTAGCGCCGGAGCTTATTCCAATTAGGATCCCAGAAGATCTGGCTACACTTAAGACTCCAGAGACTGCCTCCTTCGAGGTTATATCCATGATCCTGTCTATCTTTGCACCTGATGAAAGAGTATCTCCGGTTTGCCTCTTAATTCCAGGTATCCTATCATTTTCAGCTGGCTGAACCCCGATTATCTCAACGGCGTCTCCATACTTCTCCTTAAAATACTTGGAAATTCCGGCGATATGTCCCCCTGTCCCCATGGTAGCAATAATCCTCTCTGGGGTTTTGCCCACAGAATTCAATTGCTCATCTATCTCTTTTGCGGTGGTCTCAAAGTGCGCCTTTACGTTGATTGGATTATTGAATTGATTTAAGTGATAGCTTCCAGAGGTCATCGAGAAACTCTTTACTAAGGGAATTAAATCATTAGTGGACTTGCCTGCCTCGATCACAGTCGTTCCTAATATTTTCATTGCAGATTTGAATGACTTGGGAGCAGAGGTTGGAATAAATGCTACGAACTTTCTCTTATAGATAGCAGAAAGAGAAGATAGTGCTACTCCCACATTTCCGGAAGTGGCTTCAGTAATTTCTTTCGCCTCGGATTTCAGAGCCTCCCTAAATAGGAACCACGCAGTCCTGTCCTTTATGCTCCTGCTAAAAGGGTTGTAAAACTCCAGTTTTGCCCATACATCTTCTCCTATATCTAGCTTAAGAAGGGGAGTAGGCCAATTATCTTCTAGTAGCTGGATGGGGTTTTCATATACTTTATTATTTGTATACACAATACGCATCTACCCGGTGAATAAGGTAGAAACGAGGTATAATAATCTATCTTTTCAGTTTTAACTTGATGATAAATCTTCCTTTCTCTCTGGTGCACCCAAGATATTGATTACCGGTCTCATTGCACCATTTTTCTAGCTCTTGTGCAGTAGCTTCCCATGGGGTTTTTATCAAAATCTCCTCTTCACCTTTCACAGTCCGCCATTCCCTCATAACCTTCAGAATTACTACAGGGCAAACCTCATTAGTTTCTATTACCCTCATAGGGTTACCACCACATCCGAATCTTGTGCCTCCTTAAGGTAAGTTATCCCACCGGAGAGTTTTATGTTATCCATTAGATCTTCCTTTCCTAAATGGGCTATCTTAAGTCCTACCTCATCGATGTAAAATTCAACGCCCTCCTTGATAGCCTCCTGAATGAGGAGTTCGACATCAGGTAGCTTCATCCTTTTCATTTCCATTGATACAAATAATCTGGCGAAAAAGCCAAGCCTCAGTTTAGCTCTCCCTGAGAATTTTTTGGTGAAAATTGCCACAGCCTGAGAAGTTACAAAAAACTTCACAGTCCAATCTATGGATCTAGCGTCCAAAGCTAACACCAATCCATGATATAGTTTGTCCATGCTATTGTCAGCCAAAAGTATCGTTAATTTACCCATATGCTATAAAGGTCAAACCTTTAATTAAAAAAATGTCGAAATGTTACTTAACAGAACAGCCCTAATATTTATCTTGTGAATTGAAATTGCCTGGAATCGATTAAGGTATAAGAATGTTTAACCTGAACGAATTTATTGCTAGATAATATCTTTGTTTTTGAAATATTCATTTGCAGAAGATCTGACTAAAAGATAACAAAATTTAAATCAGTTTCTTTAAAAATCTAGATTGCTTTATACTCTAAGTAAGGATACAATGATTAGCATAAGTATCAAGCCCCGCTAGGTCAACTTAGCTAGTAAGGGGAACTACACTAGTTACATTTATTAATCGTAAATGTTCAATCATTGACGGAGGGTACAAGAACAGGAGATGTCTAATCAGGCAATTTTCCAGTCCCCTGAAGATAGAATAATAGGAAAACACGTTTTTGGAAATCTTTATGATATAAACCCTGAAGATATTAATAACGAGCAGATGCTTAAGGAACTTGTCCTTCAAGCGGTAAAGATCGCGAATATGAATCTGGTGGAGGCAAAGTCCTGGAGCTTCGGAGGTAAGAAGGGCGGTGTGTCGGTTATAGCGCTCATAGAAGAGAGCCACATCGCTCTCCATACATGGAACGAATATAACTATGCCACACTAGATGTCTATACTTGCGGGGAGGACAGTGACCCACAAGC belongs to Metallosphaera tengchongensis and includes:
- a CDS encoding class I adenylate-forming enzyme family protein, translating into MSLATVLEKWGRERPYSYFVPQTLTYSQAAEKSASLASQLSEGSTVVHFMFNSVESILAYLAVFWAGGKVVAVDPLTSAEDLRFILEDSKPDVVFVDEETLKREKDILKDFKVKIPTFSGTNRKPPFYYEDGTPGLSYYYAGIAGRTMEVIHSGYRVWLNSRALYEAIGLQTISTLLTVPVAHVLGNSVLGVTLESGGLLVPMKKFDPAEASDLIVKYEMNFLATVPMVYDSLIEKGHGLSTLEVCISTAAPLFPSTVKGFKEKFGKDIIQQYGFTEGLVLTLQPKETAGIITIGKPLKEVRVKVIKEDGKEAKEGEPGELWVMAPWLMLGYKDKNENQGIWRDGWLRTGDIVSLDSNGLLYFRGIKKRMLKYKGYPIFPRDLELILLQHPEVKDAKVLGEDMGNIGQQPVAHVVLRDGAKTNEEELINYVNSKVAFYKRLKKVIIVNRLE
- the trxA gene encoding thioredoxin yields the protein MNELEQLAKEISERLNKKASQLEKKQDTNLMTITDDNIQDLLSKNRIVVIDFWAQWCAPCHLYEPVFKRVASRYSGKALFGRVNVDENPKIADAYGIMNIPTTLIIVEGKVADTLVGAVDEETLESSLKKYLN
- a CDS encoding ATPase, T2SS/T4P/T4SS family, producing MLEARVKKSFANFVLNADLKDEGIISITGPNGSGKSTFLNIIAGFIKQDDGRVIIAGRDVSFFPPEKRGVVLVTPDSYIPSLDVSKHLRFGAKLAGYRIGETELSDIRKMFQITFDGKMRNLSLGQRERVSIVTALLSKPSLLLVDESFSNISDSKDFIKNLLEFIENYHRMDLIFTTQDLEMTKYAQHHYMMRDGSLLKRF
- the glnA gene encoding type I glutamate--ammonia ligase, with protein sequence MPKTPEEAVQYVKDKKIEWIDLQFTDLPGRLQHVTIPASDFTVKDIEAGFGKLDGSSIKGFTTIFESDMVLHPVLETLNALPWSPSVARVLTKVYWGGGKGRFERDPRYIAETAERTLAGDGYVSYYGPELEFFLFDRVDVDVKTPQSGTGYKITAREAPWSSSGNFIIRYKEGYYPAPPVDQLMDVRLDIVQTLTKYFDFAVEAAHHEVATAGQGEIDFRFSTMVETADKLQTLKYVIRNVASKHGLVATFMPKPMFGDNGTGMHTHFSLWTQEGKNLMYDPNDDYAEISQIGRYVIGGILSHARSLSAIVSPTVNSYRRLIPGFEAPVYIAWSKGNRSAVIRVPSYYKGMEKAKRIEYRAPDPSTNPYLAFAAIAAAALDGIKKKIDPGNPVDTNIYHLTSEKRKELGIKELPRSLDEALDELESDMEFLKPIFNSSILETYIDLKRDEARTLQMYPHPMEIYYYLDT
- the folE gene encoding GTP cyclohydrolase I encodes the protein METSLNKEKLEEEIAKRVKEILELIGENPDREGLIETPKRVARAFLEMTSSLREGQPEIKVFSLGEDGVAYEDNQLVLASDIQFSSLCEHHLLPFVGKIHVAYVVGDEKKVAGFSKIIRLVNYYSSKPQIQERLVNEISEALMNSDLKPKGVMVIGEAIHMCSYVRGVKDREAKLLSVATRGVFKTSRSLRNHVFKMLELSNKNEKLI
- a CDS encoding aminopeptidase P family protein, with protein sequence MRLDKLDQIVEKAGVKNALILGEPNLFYFSGYRGVGGLLNCDGRRTLLVPLLEKYRGRKAESSEIDLKVYYPVKLTDDVIEGNMVTAIEKLCQPGINSKLLVDVGYIPVDMYLQLKTRFDVVDVTRHILNVRSIKEGSELEAIKRAQRATAVAMEKVRDELKENMTEVELAGTIDMNMRKGGAEDYAFPSIVAFGENGSEPHHVPGYRGLRPGDEVVIDIGAKFDGYSFDSTRTFLFGPTTGKMKAVYEIVLEAQLEAIDSINDGVVASEIDKVARRRIERSGYGQFFIHSTGHGVGIEVHESPSISMKSDDILKENMVITVEPGIYLDGEFGVRIEDTIIVRKGKAEVLETTYKTM
- the moaA gene encoding GTP 3',8-cyclase MoaA gives rise to the protein MIDRYGRPLEDLRITLTHACNFECFFCHMEGEDTHVMEGLSPYQIGLVTQVATKFGVRSVKLTGGEPTLRRDLPEIISSIRRAGVRDVSMTTNAFLLKNIAGKLKDAGLTRINISLHALSKEKFKEVTGVDGLSRVIEGIREARYQGFRPIKINYVLTKRNVEEAKKIIEFSEKSGIDELHLIEMHPVGLGKTSFSFHQSLENLEAEIAKMAIRSEIREKHFRPRYVLPSGLIVEMVKPYANPIFCAGCNRIRLTVDGKLKTCLYRDDKEIDIMYALNNEKLSEEDRLTLISHAFEVAISIREPNFKYMMRRETR
- a CDS encoding serine/threonine protein kinase — protein: MKLDEVLRLLYSQSRVMKNEGQRYVVKCYGSSVGLKWYFISSAFRTFPYVASPETRMRRELEFLTYPWTEIKVPRLIDFDLEEKCIVREYIEGNLPESPESISTLGKVIRYIHDNSFVLGDTKLENFLVADNIYVIDAEEAIVSDDLTLKAWDILVFALFISYKYIQDLKLFEKTMQDFLRFYNPSHEVALNIMSVRNFQLLSLFPPIHLNIMRKIISEF
- a CDS encoding cysteine synthase family protein produces the protein MRIVYTNNKVYENPIQLLEDNWPTPLLKLDIGEDVWAKLEFYNPFSRSIKDRTAWFLFREALKSEAKEITEATSGNVGVALSSLSAIYKRKFVAFIPTSAPKSFKSAMKILGTTVIEAGKSTNDLIPLVKSFSMTSGSYHLNQFNNPINVKAHFETTAKEIDEQLNSVGKTPERIIATMGTGGHIAGISKYFKEKYGDAVEIIGVQPAENDRIPGIKRQTGDTLSSGAKIDRIMDITSKEAVSGVLSVARSSGILIGISSGATVAAYEKISDQKTSILIFPDDGFKYLDEIESMIGKT
- a CDS encoding sulfurtransferase TusA family protein; protein product: MRVIETNEVCPVVILKVMREWRTVKGEEEILIKTPWEATAQELEKWCNETGNQYLGCTREKGRFIIKLKLKR
- a CDS encoding DsrE/DsrF/DrsH-like family protein is translated as MGKLTILLADNSMDKLYHGLVLALDARSIDWTVKFFVTSQAVAIFTKKFSGRAKLRLGFFARLFVSMEMKRMKLPDVELLIQEAIKEGVEFYIDEVGLKIAHLGKEDLMDNIKLSGGITYLKEAQDSDVVVTL
- the speD gene encoding adenosylmethionine decarboxylase; the protein is MSNQAIFQSPEDRIIGKHVFGNLYDINPEDINNEQMLKELVLQAVKIANMNLVEAKSWSFGGKKGGVSVIALIEESHIALHTWNEYNYATLDVYTCGEDSDPQAAFKFIVEALKPRRYQIFFADRSSS